From the genome of Nitrosopumilus sp., one region includes:
- a CDS encoding DUF1282 domain-containing protein, translating into MFDLSYFDSKVILRVITAPNSAFAQIRDNEEKYFASSIGIFLIASVISLLVMVPFVTMPLDHAYYQSFEESDIDVGIPADWSEVILFVGISILTGIISNVLFYLIGKKLGGNASWKKVFSVLFYANVPVIPMMMVLSAVMFLMWGSLTSIDPSQIIESDADEEELFSMIGPVLTYAGIIVIVAIGFVAWIFVVSVKAVKTVNGFGTGKAFGLIILVMIISSILTSPLGM; encoded by the coding sequence TTGTTCGACTTGTCTTATTTTGATTCAAAGGTTATTTTACGTGTAATTACTGCACCAAACTCTGCATTTGCTCAGATCAGAGACAATGAAGAGAAATATTTTGCATCTTCAATTGGAATTTTCCTGATTGCATCAGTCATCAGTCTGCTTGTAATGGTTCCATTTGTCACGATGCCACTTGATCATGCATACTATCAAAGTTTTGAAGAAAGTGACATAGACGTTGGCATTCCGGCAGATTGGTCAGAGGTCATACTCTTTGTAGGAATCAGCATACTGACGGGAATCATTTCAAACGTGTTGTTTTATTTAATTGGAAAAAAACTAGGCGGCAATGCAAGCTGGAAGAAGGTTTTTTCTGTTCTTTTTTACGCAAATGTTCCAGTCATCCCCATGATGATGGTGCTTTCAGCAGTAATGTTTCTCATGTGGGGATCTCTTACATCAATAGATCCTTCACAGATCATAGAATCTGATGCAGACGAAGAAGAACTGTTTTCCATGATCGGACCGGTTTTGACATATGCAGGCATCATTGTAATTGTCGCAATAGGATTTGTCGCATGGATTTTTGTTGTCTCAGTAAAGGCAGTCAAAACAGTCAATGGATTTGGCACTGGAAAGGCGTTTGGCCTCATTATTTTGGTTATGATAATATCATCCATCTTAACTTCTCCTCTCGGCATGTGA
- a CDS encoding redoxin family protein — protein MNMDFTKLPDNLPRPTDDGSCDHLLGMSIPSTVFLSTKGNSLDVCNIDADFVIFYLFPMIGIPGRNQPLEWDDIPGARGCTPQNIAIDEHMEDLLKYDAIPVGISTQPIDELSKISLIRNFSQIILSDSDLKLQQNLNVPTFQFENNTMYKRLTLILKKSKIIKVFYPIFPPDKHIFEILKWLENNSVK, from the coding sequence ATGAATATGGATTTTACAAAACTTCCTGATAATTTACCTCGTCCGACAGATGACGGATCTTGTGACCATCTTTTAGGGATGTCTATACCCAGTACAGTATTTTTATCCACAAAAGGAAATTCTCTTGATGTTTGTAATATTGATGCTGATTTTGTAATTTTTTACTTGTTTCCAATGATTGGAATTCCTGGAAGGAATCAGCCTTTAGAATGGGATGATATTCCAGGTGCACGTGGCTGTACTCCTCAAAACATTGCAATCGATGAGCATATGGAAGATTTACTGAAATATGATGCCATTCCAGTTGGAATTTCGACTCAACCCATCGATGAGTTATCAAAAATATCACTAATTAGAAATTTTTCACAAATAATTTTATCCGATAGCGATTTGAAACTTCAACAAAATCTAAACGTTCCCACGTTCCAATTTGAGAATAATACCATGTACAAAAGATTGACATTGATTCTAAAAAAATCCAAGATCATCAAGGTATTTTATCCAATTTTTCCGCCAGACAAACATATCTTTGAGATTTTAAAATGGTTGGAAAATAATTCTGTCAAATGA
- a CDS encoding multicopper oxidase domain-containing protein, which translates to MTNTNTNTIRPIWLIFIGVIIGVGSAAIYFLEVADSDITIQAENPQIMTAGITIDDIYPRAENPNPQKRSYTLIAQDAEIEVSQGVKAKVRTYNGTVPAPTLRFDEGDEVEVKFVNETPYAHTVHFHGTHNSANDGVFPMINPGEEYTYSFKAHEAGFFMYHCHAFPTTEHVRMGMFGAMIIDPIHHVMEPAREYLFVLSEFDPDDPLATFTKFYPINGYANQYMDNPIQVVEGELARFYVMGIGGVLQSPFHVHSTIFKVWPSGILWNEPHYAQTHLIGNGDTAIIEASWKEAGRYLFHVHGIQEERGSMALLDVLEDDSTLKSLEQPSNIPGSKSMIPWQEDLLYQLEDPQIITYDDLGSATAKVSTAHAVSADKVSIVKDSWNPEITESYAPIAVKVKSGTAITWTNDDIVVHTVTEQESESFDSGFIQAGGDWQYTFDDPGEYSYYCTLHPWMKGAVLII; encoded by the coding sequence ATGACTAACACTAACACTAACACGATAAGACCCATCTGGCTGATATTCATCGGAGTAATAATCGGTGTAGGTTCTGCGGCAATCTACTTTCTAGAAGTGGCAGATTCTGACATTACAATTCAGGCAGAAAATCCGCAGATAATGACTGCTGGAATTACCATTGATGACATTTATCCGAGGGCTGAAAATCCAAATCCGCAAAAAAGAAGCTATACGCTGATTGCACAGGATGCGGAAATTGAGGTATCCCAGGGCGTAAAGGCAAAGGTGCGGACATACAACGGAACAGTACCTGCACCAACATTGAGATTTGATGAGGGTGATGAGGTCGAGGTAAAATTTGTAAATGAAACGCCGTATGCGCATACCGTCCACTTTCATGGTACTCACAACTCTGCAAACGACGGAGTGTTTCCTATGATCAATCCCGGGGAAGAGTACACATATTCCTTCAAGGCACATGAGGCGGGATTCTTCATGTACCATTGTCATGCGTTTCCGACAACTGAACACGTGAGGATGGGAATGTTTGGCGCGATGATAATTGATCCGATACATCATGTCATGGAACCTGCACGGGAGTACCTGTTCGTACTAAGCGAATTTGATCCAGATGATCCATTGGCGACATTCACAAAGTTCTATCCCATCAACGGATATGCAAACCAGTACATGGACAATCCGATTCAGGTAGTCGAAGGCGAGCTTGCAAGATTTTACGTGATGGGAATTGGCGGCGTACTGCAATCTCCATTTCATGTTCATAGCACGATCTTCAAGGTCTGGCCGTCTGGAATTTTGTGGAACGAGCCGCATTATGCGCAGACACACCTGATTGGAAACGGTGACACTGCAATAATTGAGGCAAGTTGGAAAGAGGCAGGCAGATATCTCTTCCATGTTCACGGAATACAGGAAGAACGTGGCTCCATGGCACTGCTTGACGTGCTGGAAGATGACTCTACACTAAAGTCACTGGAACAGCCTAGCAACATTCCAGGAAGCAAGTCGATGATTCCGTGGCAGGAAGATTTGCTGTATCAACTGGAGGATCCTCAGATTATTACGTATGATGACCTGGGTTCTGCTACTGCAAAGGTCTCTACAGCACATGCCGTATCTGCAGACAAGGTATCAATCGTAAAGGATTCCTGGAATCCTGAGATCACTGAATCATATGCGCCAATTGCAGTAAAGGTGAAATCAGGTACCGCGATAACTTGGACCAATGATGATATCGTAGTACACACTGTAACCGAACAGGAATCAGAATCATTTGATTCTGGATTCATTCAGGCAGGCGGGGACTGGCAGTACACCTTTGATGATCCTGGCGAATACAGCTACTACTGCACGTTGCATCCTTGGATGAAAGGTGCGGTACTGATAATCTAA